Genomic DNA from Methylocystis sp. MJC1:
CGATCGACCCCAAGGACCCCGCGCTGCAGCTCCTTGCGCAAAATGTGCAGGAAAATCTCGTCGCCATCCTCAACCGGCTGGTGCGCGACGAGATCGCCCATGTCGACCGCAAGGGCGCCTATGTGGTGGACAACATCACGATTTCCCAGGTCGAGTCGCGCCTCTTCGCCGCGACCAAGCCCAGGTCCCGCGCCGCGCGCTATGGGTTCGACGGCTTCGGCGCGAACGGCGGCCCACGGGCCTATTACAGCGATCCCATCCTGGCGCAGGCGCGCCGGCGCCGGCCCGCGGCCTTGGAGCGCTATCTGGCGCGGGAAGCGGAACCTGCGCATCAACCGGGCGCCCCGCCAGCCTAATTCGTGCGGCAGGATTGGACGGCGCGGCTTGGCGGCGCATATTTAATCAGACGCCCAAGCGGCGGGCAGCCTCTCGCCCGCCCAGGCGCCCGGAGTTCTCCTATGCGCTACTGGCCTTTGCTCCTCGCGCTGCCCCTGGCCCTCGTCGCTGGCGGGACGGCGCAGGCCGTCGTGCGCGTGCACATCAATCTGTCGACCCAGCGGATGTATGTCGCTTCATCGTCGGGGAGTTACATCTGGCGGGTCTCGACGGCGCGCCGGGGCTATCGGACGCCGCGCGGAAGCTTTGCCGCGAAATCGCTGGAGCCCATCCATTACTCCAGCAAATATG
This window encodes:
- a CDS encoding L,D-transpeptidase, which encodes MRYWPLLLALPLALVAGGTAQAVVRVHINLSTQRMYVASSSGSYIWRVSTARRGYRTPRGSFAAKSLEPIHYSSKYENAPMPHSIFFSGGYAIHGTYETRSLGRPVSHGCVRLSPGHAAMLYDMVRREGARISISGRR